One window of the Prionailurus bengalensis isolate Pbe53 chromosome E1, Fcat_Pben_1.1_paternal_pri, whole genome shotgun sequence genome contains the following:
- the HSPB9 gene encoding heat shock protein beta-9, producing MQRVGSGLPSRSRVASPCPSAALAEQNQVATLPVQLLRDDSAASQNNFPVEDGFQMKVDTYGFTPDELLVQVDGQCLMVTGKRQLEGCSPDGAGYRVAHRVHRQMQLPPDLDPAAMTCSLTPSGQLCVRGQCRALPPPEAQTGPSLRLRGRGSKNGQPSLTR from the coding sequence ATGCAGCGGGTCGGTAGTGGTCTCCCCAGCAGGAGCCGGGTGGCATCCCCCTGTCCCAGCGCAGCCCTCGCTGAACAGAACCAGGTGGCCACGCTACCGGTACAGCTGCTCAGGGACGATTCGGCAGCTTCGCAGAACAACTTCCCCGTGGAGGATGGCTTCCAGATGAAGGTGGATACCTACGGCTTCACTCCCGACGAGCTGCTGGTGCAAGTGGACGGCCAATGTCTGATGGTGACGGGCAAGCGGCAACTGGAGGGCTGCAGCCCGGACGGGGCCGGCTACCGCGTAGCGCACAGGGTGCACCGGCAGATGCAACTACCACCGGACCTGGATCCAGCCGCCATGACCTGCAGCCTGACTCCCTCGGGCCAGCTGTGCGTCCGAGGCCAGTGCCGGGCGCTGCCTCCCCCTGAAGCCCAAACAGGACCATCCCTGAGACTCCGGGGCCGTGGCTCTAAAAACGGTCAACCTAGCCTGACCCGATAA